One Sulfolobus sp. S-194 DNA segment encodes these proteins:
- a CDS encoding ABC transporter permease, translated as MAGTSVQFNLFKVLVFFLAFLLIFPIFAVLYYGYGPYFSMKYAFGDAIIRSIELTFFASSISIMLIIILFTPLAYYLARHRNPIIEAIVDIPASIPHPVVGIALLFIDSPLNPLGRFLETHGINFFFTYLGLILALMIVSSPIYIRAMQNFYEALPRSHEYYALSLGASELRTYFILVLPSSVRGIISSGLTSMARAISEFGSVVIVAPYVSGWIFNGVPVASICVYNTFLTYFNASVTEASTLILFSLILVAITRVFIYFSFKRE; from the coding sequence ATGGCGGGAACTTCAGTGCAGTTTAACCTTTTTAAGGTATTAGTATTTTTTCTAGCCTTTCTTCTCATTTTCCCAATTTTTGCAGTTCTTTATTATGGTTACGGTCCCTATTTTTCTATGAAATATGCCTTTGGGGATGCCATAATAAGATCGATAGAGTTAACGTTTTTTGCATCTTCCATTAGTATCATGTTAATCATAATTCTATTTACTCCCTTAGCCTATTACTTAGCTAGGCATAGAAATCCGATCATTGAGGCTATTGTTGACATTCCCGCTTCGATTCCTCATCCAGTAGTTGGTATCGCTTTACTTTTTATAGATAGTCCGTTAAATCCCCTAGGAAGATTTTTAGAAACTCATGGAATAAATTTCTTCTTTACATATTTAGGTTTAATACTTGCTTTAATGATAGTTTCTTCACCAATTTATATAAGAGCAATGCAGAATTTCTATGAAGCTCTTCCAAGAAGTCATGAATACTACGCATTAAGTCTTGGAGCCTCAGAACTAAGAACATATTTTATACTGGTTTTACCATCCTCAGTAAGAGGTATAATATCTTCTGGTTTAACTTCAATGGCCAGAGCTATAAGTGAGTTTGGCTCAGTTGTTATTGTTGCACCTTATGTATCTGGCTGGATATTTAACGGTGTTCCAGTAGCTTCGATATGTGTCTATAATACATTTTTAACATATTTTAATGCATCAGTAACTGAAGCTTCAACACTAATTCTCTTCTCTCTAATTCTAGTTGCAATTACGAGAGTGTTTATTTACTTTAGTTTTAAGAGAGAATGA